A stretch of DNA from Vigna radiata var. radiata cultivar VC1973A unplaced genomic scaffold, Vradiata_ver6 scaffold_438, whole genome shotgun sequence:
ATTCTTTGAGGATTAGTTTCTACATTGCAATAAAAAGGATTGTGTTCCTATTACTGTTAGCCAGGAGGAAGAACCAAGTGTTCTGCATTGAGAGTTGGGATTGCTCTCAAGGTGAATTGAGAGTTGAGGTTGCTCTCAAGGTGTACAAAAAGTTAGGATTGTTTTCTGGGTTTGTGAGATTGTGAGGTGTTCACATCTTGTACTATAAATGATATTGAGTGAGAAATGAGAGTGCattgagaggggatatctttGTATTCTTACTTGTAAACTCTATCGTTATAGTGGttcccttcaactaaggttgttgaaggaagaCTATATGTAGGCTTGGGCGAACCAGTATAAATCCTTGTGTCTatctttctctcattctcttttattgttgattcatatttacttgctttatttatttcaagaaagttcaaaaattttacaaagtttttttcaaagaacaatttttaagaataaattccAATTTATTTCTCTCTTAGTTTGATATACAAGACATAACTTTTCTAACCGATAAATACACTTATCtctcttatttaaataaagtgtttttacttaaaattgtGTAAATGACATAatgtacaaaaataatattcctTTTAGGTTTGACAATGCTAGTGTTAGGAAGTTGTTAAAgcaaaaacaactttaaatcattttccaagaatattttaatataatatacctTTTAGTGTGAATATTTTGGTCAAAGGCATGAATCCAACGTTCCTTGCaacatatatcaaatatataaatatttatgaagtaTTATGTTAACTTAAAAGgctgtttttattatttgagcatcataatttttattaaacctaaaaataaaactaacattgTATTATTTCACGAACGAAATATTTATATCTTAcatgatttattattaaacaaaCACTTACATCTTTTTCAACCAAACgcaacaaattttatattttatttttaactcagtAACCAAAATCGTTGAACTTTTCTACAACactaatattataatagttgaGTTAATTtatctctctcacacacacacactaatatatgtaatttttttttctttcttcttttccgtAATAATTTTCTCATGATCATTACCTCTTACtcttaaacaatgaaaaaaatgttctaATAAGTTAGttatctttatattaaaaaaatttgatcgACGTTAATAcaaatttacaattaaaatgaACTTAAATTCGTATTctaacaatattaattaattttctcttaaaaaaaattctacatcCAGAGTAAAAAAGAATTCTACGTTTTCTCATTTTCGTACTCTGTCGTTGCTCTGTCATAACTCTTGAAAGTTTCCGTCagaaaagaacaacaacaacgtTAAAAATCACACGCAACATATCACAAACAAGAAGCACACAATTTTTTACAAACCTAAAAATCTTTGTCGTGTATTTCAAACACAACACAGAACAAAACGAAAGAGATTCATAGAATCGAATTGAATTCGTTTTTGTAACATATCATAACATGTCTAGTCATGATCACCATCACCAACATCTTTCTTCCAATCCCTCTCCGCCGCTCTCCACTCACTCCGATTCTGATTCCGATTCCGACTCAGTGAGTTGCTTCGTCACCGATCTCTTCGATACTCGGTCGCGCCTCTGTTCCTGCGATGACACTGATATTAACCCTTTCTCCGGCGCCGTCTGCGACGTCCATCGCTCCGAACACGTgctagggttagggttagggtttggcGTTGACATTGATTCCCAAACGCGGGATAACGATGATAATAATGGCGATAGAGTTTTCAATTTCGCGTTGGGAGATGGTTCGGGAGGGCTTAGGGTTGTAGCGTTCGGGTCGGATTCGGATGATTCGAGTGGCGGGGAGGGTGGGGTTCGTGATGAGGGTGGTGGGTTTGACGATTTCGATGTTCGGTTTTGTTGGGATAGTCTCTGTTTGGATGATCAGAGGACACTGAATGATGGTTTTGAATGGGAGGAAGTTGAGCAGAGGGTGAATGATAGGGAGGATTCGGGTTTGGTGGTTGATGAGGTTGAAGTTGAAGACGATGGAGATGGAGATGGTGATTCGGTGGCGTTTACTAATGCTGacgaggaagaggaagaggaggaggaggatggaGGTGAAGAGGCGCTGAGGTACCTTGAGTGGGAGATTCTCTTAGCGGTTAACAATTCGGAGAGGAATGTTAACAATGGTGATGGTTTGGAGCATGATGGCGTAGCTGGTGCTGCTGATTTGCTGACAATTCGAGATGGTTATGTGTATGCGGCAGAGTATGATGTTTTATTCGGGCAGTTTCTTGAGAATGAGAGTGCCTTGAAGGGAAGTCCTCCCGCCGCGAAGAGTGTTGTAGAGAGTCTTCCATTGGTGGAGTTGTCAAAGGAGGAGCTGTTGCAGGGGAAGAACTTGGCGTGCGCCATTTGCAAGGATGAGATTTTGTTGGAGGAGAAGGTCAGGAGGTTGCCTTGCTCCCACTGTTACCATGGCGATTGCATTTTGCCATGGTTGGAAATTCGCAACACATGCCCAGTTTGTCGGTTTGAGCTGCCCACAGATGACCCGGACTATGAGCAAAGGAAGGTTCACATGGCTGCTCATGATCTGTTGGAGCTTGCAACGGCAGGGATGCAATTTTGACATGTTGTTGCTTCAGGTTATACACCCGGTCTTCTGTAAATAGCAGTTTGCTTTGTCTCACATCAAACTGATGATGAGAACAAATCTTTTGTAAGTAGTCTGTTGTGGTGATTTTGGAATAAGTTTGATACCATATTGCATGCCCTTGATATACCTGAAACGAGTGCCTATTAATACTCagtttatattaaaaaggttAAAGTGTACCATGGGAAGGATCATGTTGTGGGTTTTGCGTTTCCTTCAAAAGAACTTATGTTATAATTTTGGAATTTCTGCAACTGTATTCAGCATCATGATGTATATATAAAGTGTTGGTCTTCTGGATATCTACACTTTAGTTTGCCTTGTAATGATCCTTTCTCCAAAGAGTCGCTTTTctaaggaaaaggaaaaaaagttgtatttcTAATCCATAGTTGACtgttattctaaatttttttctaagCTAACATGATTTGTATTCGCAGACATAtgcacatacatacacacaaacacatatagaTCTCTTGGATAAACATGTTAATTGGATGTCTCTGTCTGGCATGGAAAACATGCCCGGCCATGAATTTGGCTATTATGGTTTCTGCAGCAGACAGCTGTTAGTGATTATGGTCATACTTTAGTCAGTCGTAGTTGTAAATAGTAGTGCCAAATAGAGGTGCTATCTCAGAGTTGTCTTCGAGCAGCCACAGTACCCCACAGAAATTGAACAGCGTTATGGCTAAACAATGGAAAACTGTAGCTGGGGAAGGTGCTATTGGAGTGGGTCAACAACTACATTTTTGAACTGTAAAATAGCCTCATTCAGAGCTGCTTTAGAGAGGAAAATTTTGGATTTCTACTTCCTCCTTGGAATCagaaccaaaaccaaaaccctaCTCTCAGTCACTCGTGCACATTGAGATGAGAGCAACCTCTGTTTTTCGTCTGACATATAGCCACTCTCTGGCATGTTTACCAGCATTTCAAGTGTTCTCATTTTCTGGCTAATGGCGTCATTTTTCGGCCATCCTTTACCTCTGGCCATTTTCTGGTGAACCCTGTCACTTATTTCAACGATCTGAGTTTGTGACCCATACATCTTCTGTTTGGTCTCTGCTGggttttatttttactctttaagACTGGTCTTCATCTCATTGTTTTTTTGCACTTCGaagttttagtttattttggtATTCTGATTGGTCAGAATAGGCACACCGACCATGTATGTACCTACCTGCTATCCTACCTTAGCAGTATTTGGTGTTGGCCACTGCCACTATTTAGGATTGACTACTATCATCATATTTATCTACGCCGAATTGTAATGTGGATCAGGCAAATCCAAAACTGGTTTAGGGAGATGATGAATAGCAAGATGACCACTAAATagatgcaaattaaataatttatatgttatgCATATAAATTGATAGAGTTCAAGTAGCCATTAGAAGTTTAAATAGTATATAATATAGAAGTATACAATAGCAAGAAAACTAGATCAAAATACATGAAAGGCTTGCCTAAAACCATGAAATGTATTCATGAAAGGCTTTAATCAATGATTCAATAAGCACAATAACAACATTGATGAACTAAGAACAAGATAAGAGTATAAGAATTGTACTAAACATGACAAAACATGATATGGACCAAAAAGTGTGATATAAGAAACTAATATAAGAAACTAAGAACATAAAAACAAGAGGTTCTAGAGGATAGATAAAGGTCTAGAGCAAATATGTTCTTTTAAGTCCATTATCAATTTTAGTTGCAATAACTGCAAATTAGCACAATTTGGACACCGAAGCAAACACTCCACAAAAACAGGATACAGCAGCTTCTCTGGAATGGCTAGATTCTTCAATGCTAACTGCTTACAGCAGTATATCTCGTGTGATGGaaatagaatatttgaatgTGGCTTTtgaatcattttttttctttctgtaatCAAGTTATTTTGCTGTTATCTCTTCccttttttatatctatttttatttcacatattttatatgtttttggtATGGGCAGTTAATTTGATATTCTTGTATCAATTATTCATTTTTGCATTGAGTAATGCACATATGGATAATTgattttcctttcctttcttttattactattatttgaATTCGCTTCATGATATCTTTATCATGCTGCATCTTTTGTACGTTGGACATTTTAGTGAGGTCATTAACACTTAACATCTAAAATCATTGTTATTTAACCTTGATCTTGTATAACATGTTCGATTTAGCTTAACCTTAGTGAAAAATCTTGTATTTTTTGAACGACCTCTCAAGGAgctgaacaattttttttttcttttgaaaataaactgAAGCAAACATGTACATAGCTGAGTTGCCTACTCAACTTGCCGTTATgcttcttattttgattttatatagtCTGATATTTTGAACCACATTTTTTGTGTTGgacatttgtttttggatgtcCAGCTCTCGCAACCCAAGAGCTGGCAAACTTTAAAATTCTGTGATGTTTACTTCCTAGGAAGTTCAATGCTATATTGATTAGTGTGTAATGGAGGCCTGACATAAGTGTCAAGGAGGCATGGACGCTGGTTGATAGGATGTTCGATTATAGCCGTAGATTTGTTGTGTGGTCAAGTATTTTATCCAATGTCATTACCTGTTGATCTTATCATTGTTTTCTGAGTGTTCCGCAGCAGAGAAAATCCTCTGCTGTTTCTGTACATCCTTAAACTGTCTGATTTCATGCACAATATCCCCAGGGACAGATCTTAGCATTGAGGTAATGCTCATTATTTGGTGATATTTTGATTCATGTGTATCAGATTGTGAACATTCTATTCAAGAGGACTTTGCCTTAATTCTTTTgaaaccttttatttttcaattcaatttctcTCTAGTTTTCTTCTGACTTTTCTTAGTGTTTTAACCTTATTGGGTTGGAAATTTTTTGAGATTGATCTTTTAGAAGAGGAAGGTGAGATTTAGTCCCTTCTGCTTTCATATTTGTCTATATCCCGTACTTTATCCCCTTTTACTGATGGCAAACCCAAGCGTAATGGTGAAACTGTGCTTTGGTCGTGGGTTTGATTTCGTAAACAGCCTCTTTGTATATGCATGGGAAGTCTGTGAAAAATTATCCTTCCTCGTAACTTTATGAAGTGAGGAGCAAATGAGCCAAAAAAAGGTTTTACATGAAGATAGTGAGGTAGTGGACTAGGTGGTAAAAGATTAGAGTGATATGGGAAGGAGGGcgagtaataaaaaataacaaactcaCGTCTCAACCACTACATttggagagaaaaataatatataatcttttacGGTTATGGGGAGCTGTGGATGGATctattatctttcttttttcttccttactTTGGCTTGATTATGTTACTTATCACAAGTTTGTTCTCTGTAACTCTATCTCCGATAGATTTCTTTTCCTTGTAAGAAATCCCTTACCAGTACATAATACATTATAGATAGAGATCTttccattttatattttgttgtcttttaCACATAACTCATTGGTGTTTTCAATGGTCATGGATACAAAAACCTTCTCTACCGTCATGAAACACATTCTCGAGGTTTTGGAGAGGTGAGAAAATGAGTACTCTATGCTGAATACTGTATTGGTTATTGAACATTGATGAAGCACAATACATTATGTATGTGTTTTGCTAGTTTTGGGACATTTTTGGTCCGGAACATTAAATTGGATTTCCCTTATCCATGATCTCGTCTATTTAAGCTTACCCAAAAAATCAAACGTTCATGAATATTATGTCCAGTTTATTGTGCTTTTCCTAATAGAGTCGTCCATGGTATCACATCTTATGCATTGTTGTATTGCTTAGTAGAAGTTTTAAAACACAATATTCAAAGGGATAAGATCACCCAAGCTCCTATAACTGTAATTTTATTAGCATCTTTAGCTAAATTGTATGAAGAAAAAATACATGGCCACAACCAAATTCATGAAACCTCAAAGCTACTAGTCTTCCTCCATATCCTAATCTTGTTCCCAACCTAAACAATAATCGACCCAACATTGTCAAGAGTAGTCAAAATTGAGATCttactcaaaattaaaaagggaaatataaatcataaatatgaATATCGTAACATGAGTCATAAGATCCtacaaattttataagatttataaACCCAAAATCATTATAGCACtcttgaaatttataattgaatttcatCATATACAAAACAATACTTCCTTAGACACCACATCCTAGTTAAATAAGAGTAACTCCTTCCTAgttacaaaatagaaaatagtaACAAAATAATACTCCATTTAAGcaaaataatattgtaagtTAAATTCATAATCTATAGCATCCTTTAACTCCATTTTCTGCTCCTTCACCATTCAAATCAATGATGCCCATCCTCCTCAACTTGAATGGGAACCAAGTTTTCATTCAAATTCAATGCTTCATTTTTCCCATGCTTATCTTCCATAATCCGCTATTTAACGAATGGACAATCATCAAGTTGATTTTAGTTGGATATTTTTGTCTGCTTCTTAGTTACTTTTAAATTAGgcataacaaaaacaatatcatTCATTGTTCTTTGCTTTAGtctactttttctctttttatggtCCTAAAAAGACAAATACGAACGAGTACACTAATAATTCTATTCTacattttaacattaacttATCATTTCAAAGGAATTCCAATTAGGTTCATATATGTAGGAAGTACATGTCAAGCTCGATATGtgaataacaattttttgacgTACTAGATGCTCATCACGATAAGACTCCCACCAATTTATTggaacttttaaatttattaacctAGTAGCCAAACAACAACCAAAATATTTAGTTCACTTTTTGAAGTAATCAATTTGAAAATCAATGAGAGTTTGTTCATCCTCGTTCTCCACCATCCTAGTTATACATTCCATTAGGCCTTGTTTCACTTCCAAATCTGTTTTAAATTTGAGACTATAATGTTTTTGAGGGTTAAGAAAATATCATGTAGCATGCAAAGACCTTGAAGTTGTTTGTCCCACATTTCATTAATGATGTTTCATATAGGCAAATAACTaaccaaaatattatattgagttagttattattttttttttaaggtttaatcattctgatagtttctattttcggtgatttttttcaattaggtccctcattttttctttttctcaattgaattcctatttttgaaaaattgaagcaattaggtcactgtcgttagttagttccgtactacaccgttaaaaagggtgacacgtgtcagctcatgatttttttgaattttttaaatatatttttaattatttttatttttttcttttaaaaataaaatttgccacgtgtcaagttaacattgtgccacgtagcaatgacagtgtgaggtggcactgacagtgtcacgtgtcactgtcaaaccacgtgtcattgcgtttgttttaatttggtccctgtatttttattttgttccaatttggtccttgtatttttattttgtctcaatttagtcctaatttttttaaaaat
This window harbors:
- the LOC106778727 gene encoding E3 ubiquitin ligase BIG BROTHER-related-like — encoded protein: MSSHDHHHQHLSSNPSPPLSTHSDSDSDSDSVSCFVTDLFDTRSRLCSCDDTDINPFSGAVCDVHRSEHVLGLGLGFGVDIDSQTRDNDDNNGDRVFNFALGDGSGGLRVVAFGSDSDDSSGGEGGVRDEGGGFDDFDVRFCWDSLCLDDQRTLNDGFEWEEVEQRVNDREDSGLVVDEVEVEDDGDGDGDSVAFTNADEEEEEEEEDGGEEALRYLEWEILLAVNNSERNVNNGDGLEHDGVAGAADLLTIRDGYVYAAEYDVLFGQFLENESALKGSPPAAKSVVESLPLVELSKEELLQGKNLACAICKDEILLEEKVRRLPCSHCYHGDCILPWLEIRNTCPVCRFELPTDDPDYEQRKVHMAAHDLLELATAGMQF